The sequence below is a genomic window from Gossypium hirsutum isolate 1008001.06 chromosome A11, Gossypium_hirsutum_v2.1, whole genome shotgun sequence.
TCTATCAATAACCAAACAAGCAGCCCAaggttttatacatatatatatgtgtgtaaaatATCTTTCtgttattaaagaaaaaaaattaagctgGCTGATGAAGGGACTCAAGATAACCACAGTACTGAATCAAAAGTAAAATTATCTGCAGTTATTACTTTCAAGGAACCAAAAGGTAGTTTGAATAAAAAGAACAATATCAGCTGTTTGCTTGCTAAAAAATTTATTACCAGCAATGCTTTGAAATGGTTTACAGTGAACAGTAATTATTACAAACAATATAAAGGGATATAAAAACCAGAAGAAGAATTGGTTGATTGATATACAAGTGAAACTGAGAAGACAGTCATGTGATGAAGATGACTCTATGGTCAAATTACTTGCCAATTCTAAGAAGATTAATGAGCTTGCACATTGATCCAAATGGAGAATGAAAATGCAAGTTAAAGAAGGATCAAGGAAACCACACAAGACGACAGATGATAAGACATTAGGTGAAAAAACTGTCAACATCAAAACCGAAGTACCTGTGGATGAGCCAAAGCACCGTTGATATCTTTGGCAACATGAACTGGAAGATCAAAAGTTGCACAACCACCAGAGTAGACAATCACATCCTCAAGAGGGGTAAGCATCCTACGATTTCGAGCCGACAGAGTGGAACATACAAAATCCAGTACACATATGTCTGTACATATGCCGACAACCAGTATCTTGAAAATGCAAACAAGGTAGGTGAGAATAGACCGAAAATCTTACATAACAAAGCAATATATTAAGTCATTCTCACATATAGCAATACAAAGAACAATGAAAACTGAACTGTTGAATAAAAAAGATACTCACAGCTTTAAGCTGATTCTTCTTAACCCAATCTACAAACACATTTGAACCATCTTTCTCAACTGAACCAAGGAAACCATCAATACAATCTTTGCATTTAAGTGTTGCATTAGCTTCATTCTCTAGCCATTGGAGATCTAGGGTACATAAACATGGATGTCTTTCAATTCATATAATGAAAAAGGAACAAACATGTAGATTAGAGTGATTAAGTACCAGGAACCAATCTAGCTTCATCAGTTCCAGCAATGCAATGAGGTGGGTAGGGAGGCTCAGGAATATCAGGATGATGGGAATCAAGGAAAGCAAAAACAGGCCATTTTTCCCCACAAAATAGCTTGGCTAGTCTCGCAGATTCTTTAACCATATAAGATATTTGTTTATCAGGTTTCACTGGAGCCTGTatgaacatgaaacaacaaaaaaaaaacaaaagacaaaAACCCAGATTACTGTTcatcaaaaatataataaattgagTGTATTTTATGGGAAAAAATTACCAGATTTCCAGCTCCAACGCTGCAGAAACCATTAACAACATCAACAAGAACAAGACCAGTCTTAACATCTTTCGAAAGAA
It includes:
- the LOC107943737 gene encoding nicotinamidase 1, giving the protein MVSATIDLLKKELPFEEGSLVLSKDVKTGLVLVDVVNGFCSVGAGNLAPVKPDKQISYMVKESARLAKLFCGEKWPVFAFLDSHHPDIPEPPYPPHCIAGTDEARLVPDLQWLENEANATLKCKDCIDGFLGSVEKDGSNVFVDWVKKNQLKAILVVGICTDICVLDFVCSTLSARNRRMLTPLEDVIVYSGGCATFDLPVHVAKDINGALAHPQDLMHHIGLYMAKGRGARIVSEVSFAAL